One part of the Anaerolineae bacterium genome encodes these proteins:
- a CDS encoding major facilitator superfamily MFS_1 gives MQKTTPYPFALTAERYAWLVLAAVYLASIAAPFNQFKVPPILPALMDQFGINLSQGGLLMSAVALTGLILALPAGVIVQRLGSRSSGLIALGCLTAGALLGALSPSFGVLVVSRIVEGVGIGMMGVIAPATITQWFPPERQGTAMGIWATWVPVGSVLMYNLAPRFTLLYGWQVVWWGGAVFTLLAAILYAWIVRQPPASANPPAPLPQSSSTETSQRALANRDIWYLGCTFAIFNIVLVSIGTYYPTFLHETYGYPLGQASFLSSIATLVVFFSAPAAGWLSDRLNSRRLLIAIPFLAIAVLLLFPFKVKGVGIILLMSLQGLLVGAIPTATFAAAPEVMKKPQWAGLGLAVILFGQYVGQLIGPLAFGELVLRLDWFRAGLLLIPVTLLGFVTAWKVRIR, from the coding sequence ATGCAAAAAACCACCCCGTATCCCTTCGCTCTCACCGCTGAACGTTACGCCTGGCTGGTTTTGGCAGCCGTGTATCTTGCCAGCATTGCAGCGCCGTTCAATCAATTCAAGGTCCCACCCATCCTGCCCGCTTTGATGGATCAATTCGGGATCAATTTGTCCCAGGGCGGGTTGTTGATGTCTGCGGTTGCCCTCACGGGATTGATCCTGGCATTACCGGCGGGTGTGATCGTCCAGCGCCTGGGTTCGCGCTCGAGTGGATTGATTGCCCTGGGTTGCCTTACGGCCGGCGCCTTACTGGGCGCGCTTTCTCCTTCCTTTGGCGTTCTGGTAGTCAGTCGCATCGTCGAAGGGGTCGGGATTGGGATGATGGGTGTGATTGCACCGGCGACCATCACGCAATGGTTTCCTCCTGAGCGGCAAGGGACTGCGATGGGAATCTGGGCAACCTGGGTGCCGGTTGGCAGTGTTTTGATGTATAACCTGGCGCCTCGCTTCACCCTGCTCTATGGCTGGCAGGTGGTCTGGTGGGGTGGTGCTGTCTTTACGCTCCTGGCAGCCATCCTCTATGCCTGGATCGTCCGTCAGCCACCCGCCTCAGCGAATCCACCCGCACCTCTGCCGCAGTCTTCCTCCACAGAAACATCCCAACGGGCTTTAGCCAACCGCGATATCTGGTACCTGGGATGCACCTTTGCCATCTTCAATATCGTTCTGGTCTCCATCGGCACGTATTATCCGACCTTTCTGCATGAAACGTATGGCTATCCTTTGGGACAGGCTTCTTTTCTGTCCAGCATTGCCACGCTGGTTGTGTTCTTTTCGGCACCGGCCGCAGGTTGGCTTTCGGATCGCTTGAACTCGCGTCGCTTGTTGATCGCCATCCCCTTCCTTGCCATCGCCGTTCTCTTGCTCTTTCCGTTCAAGGTGAAGGGGGTTGGGATCATCTTGTTGATGAGCCTGCAAGGTCTGCTGGTGGGGGCAATCCCCACGGCTACCTTTGCTGCCGCTCCGGAGGTGATGAAGAAACCTCAGTGGGCAGGTTTAGGATTGGCGGTGATCTTATTTGGGCAGTACGTGGGTCAATTAATCGGTCCGCTGGCTTTTGGCGAACTGGTCCTGCGCCTGGATTGGTTTCGAGCGGGATTGTTGTTGATTCCGGTTACTCTCCTGGGTTTTGTGACCGCCTGGAAGGTGCGCATTCGCTGA
- a CDS encoding Uroporphyrinogen-III decarboxylase has translation MSQEVQWNKLSPQEKYEARFKAWIEAEGVPFATSEAKQHYQQRTQMIRDVVELKKPVRIPVCPIIGFYPFAYAGITAKEAMYDYDKLGYALKKFHTDFLPDSMSSSPIYGPGRIFELMDYKLYRWPGHGVPETTPYQCIEAEYMRADEYDEFLRDPSAFFMRKYFPRIMGALGAWEMLPPFTDVLELPFMGGFLVPWGIPPVQETLKKLLEAGQMAMEWIQKAVAIDMDTLTTLGIPGLIGGFAKAPFDVLGDTLRGTRAIMLDMYRQPKKLLEALDRITPMQIEMGVRSATSNKHLIVFIPLHKGADGFMSNKDFKTFYWPTLKALIIGLIEEGLVPYLFVEGGYNQRLDVFPDKDIPAGKTIWIFDQTDMKEVKQRFQGWACFGGNVPSSLLKAGKPQDVEDYVKRLIDEVGQDGGYILANGAVLDDAQAENLHALIRTGKQYGVY, from the coding sequence ATGAGCCAGGAAGTTCAATGGAATAAACTTTCTCCGCAGGAGAAGTATGAAGCCCGTTTCAAAGCCTGGATCGAAGCCGAAGGTGTGCCGTTTGCCACCTCGGAAGCCAAACAACATTATCAACAACGCACCCAAATGATCCGGGACGTAGTGGAACTCAAAAAACCCGTTCGCATTCCGGTCTGCCCGATCATCGGTTTTTACCCCTTCGCTTACGCGGGGATCACCGCCAAAGAAGCAATGTATGACTACGATAAGCTCGGCTATGCGCTCAAGAAATTTCACACCGATTTTTTACCCGATTCGATGTCTTCCTCACCGATTTACGGGCCTGGACGCATCTTTGAATTAATGGATTACAAGCTCTATCGTTGGCCCGGGCATGGCGTGCCGGAGACAACCCCCTATCAATGCATTGAAGCCGAATACATGCGGGCAGACGAGTACGATGAGTTCTTGCGCGATCCTTCAGCCTTCTTCATGCGCAAATATTTCCCGCGCATCATGGGGGCTTTGGGTGCCTGGGAAATGCTGCCGCCTTTCACCGATGTATTGGAATTACCCTTCATGGGTGGTTTTCTGGTGCCGTGGGGCATCCCACCCGTGCAGGAGACTCTCAAGAAACTCCTCGAGGCCGGTCAGATGGCAATGGAATGGATCCAGAAAGCCGTTGCTATCGATATGGATACTTTAACGACCCTGGGAATTCCAGGCCTGATCGGCGGCTTTGCCAAAGCTCCCTTCGATGTCCTTGGCGATACGCTGCGCGGCACACGGGCGATCATGCTGGATATGTATCGTCAACCCAAGAAATTGTTAGAAGCCCTGGATCGCATTACCCCCATGCAAATTGAAATGGGGGTGCGTTCGGCAACCAGCAATAAACACCTGATCGTCTTCATCCCCTTGCATAAGGGCGCCGATGGCTTCATGTCCAATAAAGACTTCAAGACCTTCTACTGGCCGACTCTCAAAGCGCTGATCATCGGCTTGATCGAAGAAGGTCTGGTGCCTTACCTGTTTGTCGAGGGTGGGTATAATCAACGTCTGGATGTCTTTCCCGATAAAGATATCCCGGCTGGCAAGACCATCTGGATTTTTGACCAGACCGACATGAAAGAAGTCAAGCAGCGCTTTCAGGGGTGGGCGTGCTTCGGCGGCAATGTTCCCTCTTCCCTGTTGAAAGCTGGAAAGCCGCAAGACGTGGAGGACTATGTCAAACGCCTGATTGATGAAGTCGGTCAGGACGGTGGCTACATCCTCGCCAATGGGGCCGTATTGGACGATGCGCAGGCGGAGAACTTGCACGCTTTGATTCGCACCGGCAAGCAATACGGTGTTTATTAA
- a CDS encoding Uroporphyrinogen-III decarboxylase: MSAAPASFEVDVGKAPEQLLVERQQRVSDALQLKKPDRVPLLMGMGYKLAEMGGITKQTLYENPEKAQELLEKAALRYKPDLIFGHWHTPKPSMAVGDRMTKWPGYGLGPNGSFQFNEQEFMKAEDYDEFLEDPADWAIRVYTPRAFSACEGLSLLPPLGMWLFGYYNILINYQLLTIPPVVSAFEALYKAAQHQSEWLNQAMDSAKRLAALGFPPFTMLSILVEAPFDFMSDTLRGMRGIFLDMMRIPEKLLAAEEKVKRFQLKYAISTSKATGIPFVFIPLHRGSDGFMSLEQFERFYWPQLKDMMLQLIDAGITPWVYYEGVWDQRLKYLAELPKGKSVGSFQDSDIFKVKEVVGDTMCIMGGMPLTYLKPGRSPAEVRELTHRLCEEVGKGGGFIMANNVMELEGCDEDLIQVWTDATREFGVYSD; this comes from the coding sequence ATGAGCGCCGCACCAGCCTCCTTCGAAGTGGATGTCGGTAAAGCGCCCGAACAGCTGCTCGTCGAACGTCAGCAGCGCGTTTCCGACGCCCTTCAGTTGAAAAAACCCGACCGCGTCCCGCTGCTGATGGGAATGGGCTATAAACTGGCCGAGATGGGTGGCATTACCAAACAGACTCTCTATGAGAACCCCGAAAAAGCCCAGGAACTTTTAGAAAAGGCAGCGTTGCGCTATAAGCCTGACTTGATCTTTGGCCATTGGCACACTCCCAAACCGTCAATGGCAGTTGGTGATCGCATGACCAAATGGCCAGGCTATGGCTTAGGGCCGAACGGCTCCTTTCAATTTAATGAACAGGAGTTCATGAAAGCGGAAGATTATGACGAATTTCTGGAAGATCCTGCGGACTGGGCGATTCGAGTGTATACGCCGCGCGCTTTCTCCGCTTGTGAAGGTCTCTCTCTGCTGCCTCCTTTGGGGATGTGGCTTTTTGGCTATTACAATATTTTGATTAACTATCAACTCCTGACCATCCCCCCGGTGGTCTCGGCATTTGAAGCCCTCTACAAAGCTGCCCAACATCAAAGCGAATGGCTCAATCAGGCAATGGATTCGGCAAAGCGTCTTGCCGCTTTGGGTTTTCCTCCCTTTACAATGCTCTCGATTCTTGTCGAGGCTCCCTTTGACTTTATGTCTGACACCTTGCGGGGCATGCGAGGGATTTTCCTCGACATGATGCGCATTCCGGAGAAATTGCTCGCTGCCGAAGAAAAGGTCAAACGTTTTCAATTGAAGTACGCCATTAGCACATCCAAAGCGACGGGCATCCCCTTTGTGTTCATCCCCTTACACCGCGGTTCCGATGGCTTCATGTCCTTAGAGCAGTTCGAGCGTTTCTACTGGCCACAACTCAAGGATATGATGCTCCAACTGATCGATGCCGGCATCACCCCGTGGGTGTATTATGAAGGTGTCTGGGATCAACGTTTGAAATATCTCGCCGAACTACCCAAAGGAAAAAGCGTTGGCTCTTTCCAGGATAGCGACATCTTCAAGGTCAAAGAGGTGGTCGGAGATACGATGTGCATTATGGGTGGGATGCCATTAACCTATCTGAAGCCCGGTCGCAGCCCGGCCGAAGTGCGCGAATTAACCCATCGCCTGTGCGAAGAAGTGGGCAAAGGCGGCGGGTTTATCATGGCGAACAATGTCATGGAGTTAGAAGGCTGTGACGAGGACTTGATCCAAGTTTGGACAGATGCTACCCGAGAATTTGGCGTTTATTCTGACTAA